Sequence from the Chiloscyllium plagiosum isolate BGI_BamShark_2017 chromosome 34, ASM401019v2, whole genome shotgun sequence genome:
CAAGCCCACCATCCAAGCCTTGGCAGTGTCAGCATTAAAATCATAGTGGCATTTCAAAGTGCCACTGGGGTGTGATTCTGTCAAGTATATGAAATCAGGTATAGCTAAAAGGAAGCAGAGAAGCCAGACAACAAGGCAGTTGATATGTACTGACAAAGACCTGCGCTTTTTATACATCTGGACTGCATGTACAATGGAAAGGTAGCGATTAAAGCTAATGCAACCCAGAAGATAGATGCCACTGTTAAAATTGATGTTGAACATTGCCCCAATTATCTTGCAAGCTATTGACCCAAAGACCCAACCCTTGACTGTCTCCACAGCCCAGAATGGCAGGCTGGCCACCAGGAGGATATCAGCAAATGCCAAGTAGAGAATGTAGGTGTCAGTCATGGCCAATGTCTTTCTGTTCTTCAGGAGAACAGCCACTGCTATTCCATTCCCCAACAGTCCTACGAAAAAGATGGCAAGGTAAAAGATGGGGAGGAAGATCCTGTTAAACGATGCAACCTTGAAGGTGCCACAGTTAACGTAGGCTTCAGTGAGGAGATCATCTTTGTAGCTGGCGTTTGAGAAATAATCCCAACTCTGACTGGAGTTAAAGATGTCCTGAAAGCCATCCATAGTGAACTCCTGAAAGAAATGAACAACATTTACCAGTTAAAACAGAAAGTCCTTTTTAAATGGCACCAGTCTCCTTATGGTAATACAGCGAACTCTGACACAGTTACTGCCCATTAAGGCAGATCTTTTGAACTCTACTTCCCTCAGGTTTCATTCATTTCTGAATCCACAAAATTTAAAACCTAATCTAGATATAACCTAATTAATACACAGTGACATACTTTGCATGGGAATATCATGCCCTAAAGCTATGCTTTGTAAACTAATTGAACCCATGTATTTAAATTTAATAGCTTTAAAATATATCTGTATAGGTTTAGACACCTCAAGGGAACATTTGTAACCTTGGCTTGTACACTAATTGCATGAAACTGTATCAATCTTGTTCAGACCAGTATGAATTGATCATGAGTCTGGATGTGTGAGGTTCTTTTTATTTAGGCATGTAACAGATTAGGAGCCAATAACAGATTCTCACGCCAATTCAGAATCAGTTATGGGGCCAGGTGTTTCTAAGGGAGGAGACTAGTTAAGTTTTGAGAATTTGAGAGAGGAGGTCAGTACTTTAGCCTGAGGTTTCTCTCCCAAATTGGGAATGCAGATTTGAGAAAAGTTCCGGCTGTCA
This genomic interval carries:
- the LOC122540094 gene encoding C-X-C chemokine receptor type 3-like, with product MDGFQDIFNSSQSWDYFSNASYKDDLLTEAYVNCGTFKVASFNRIFLPIFYLAIFFVGLLGNGIAVAVLLKNRKTLAMTDTYILYLAFADILLVASLPFWAVETVKGWVFGSIACKIIGAMFNINFNSGIYLLGCISFNRYLSIVHAVQMYKKRRSLSVHINCLVVWLLCFLLAIPDFIYLTESHPSGTLKCHYDFNADTAKAWMVGLRFFYHITSFLAPMTIMFYCYIMIIKTLHGSHNIQKNKERRAMKVIVMVVSAFFICWVPYNVVLFIDTLQRLGVIARSCIIEFRLDIAISMTSNLGYFHCCLNPFVYAFAGVKFRRNLLQIFSAIGCISPKTMKKYTKPGNKLSTMTLSESGDTLNSGI